From Acetobacter sp.:
ATGAAGAACAAACGCCCGATATCGTCCACGAGCTTCGTTCCGGGAATATTCCTGTTTGCGTAGAACGTTTTATCATTCCCCCTTCCGGTGCTGGAGAGGAAATCAGAAAACGTGCGCTCGCCGCAGGCGGCGACCTGCTGGTCATGGGAGCCTATACCCACTCGCATTTTCTCGAATGGCTTTTCGGCGGTGCAACGCAGGATATCCTCGCACACGACACGCTTCCCATTCTCACACATCACTGACCGGAGACAAAACGGGACATGCCCACAACCATATTACCGACGATCCTGATTGCACTGGGCGGCGCTGCCGGAACCCTGCTGCGATACTGGGTCGGCCTCGCAATGACGCGCTGGAGTCAGTCTCTCCCCTGGGGAACTATCCTGATCAATGTGACCGGTTCCTTCGCCATCGCCTTTTTTGCCGCGCTGACCGCCGGTGGAGGGCGCCTTCAGGTTTCCGACACGGCGCGGCTGGTGTTCATGGTCGGCCTTTGTGGGGGATATACAACCTTCTCCTCATTCAGCCTCCAGACTCTGGACCTGCTGCGCAATGGCGCTCCTGAACGGGCGCTCCTGAATATCGGATTGTCTGTGGCGCTCTGCATGATGTCCGTCTCGGCAGGATATTTTGCCGCACAGGCCCTCAATGCGGCACATCCACCTGCCGGATAGGGACGAGCATTTTCGCTCATGCGTCGTTGAGCCGGTGATTTCTGCCACAGCAGGACCAGAGGGACACACGCCTTCACCTGAATCAAACCTGCGAGCCGGAAAAACGATTCCCCCCTGAAATCAGAGCAGATTCATCAATCCTTGTCGGAGAGCTGACAGGAGGAACGGACGTCCTCACGATACGTTTGAGGGGAGAGGGAGAAGCTTTTATGAACGACGTTCAAAAATATATTGCCAACAGGGTGCGGGTGCGCTATCAAAATTGAACATCGTTCATTAACTAGACCCACACCAGAGCAACCCTTCTCCGGAGCCGGTATATGACCGCTTCTCTTCTGACACAGCGCCGCTTTCTTCCGCTGTTCATCAGCCTGTTCGCCTCCTCGCTCGGAGATACGCTTCTGCGTAATGCTCTGGCCGCACTGGTTCTCTGGACAGTCTCAAACGGAGCGCCGTGGATCGTGGCGTTTGCAGCCGCTGCATTTGTTCTCCCCGCTGCTTTCCTATCCGGTCTCGGAGGAGAACTTGCGGACCGGATGGACAAGTCCCGGCTGATCCGCATTCTGAAACTGATTGAAATCCCCATCGCCTTTCTGGCGGCAGCCGGGCTGATGACCGAGAACGTTCCTCTCGTCCTCGGCGCTCTGGCAGCATTCGGGGTGGTCGCATCACTCTTTGCGCCCGTAAAATACGGTATCCTTCCAGATCATATCGAAGCCGAGCGTCTGCCCGTCGCCAATGCGCTGGTTGAAGGCGCGGTCTTTGCCGCCATCCTGATCGGTTCCGTGGTCGGCACGGTGCTGACCGGAAAGATCGGAGCGACCGAGGCAGGTGTCTGCATCGTCGGACTGGCCTGTCTTTCGTGGCTGAGCGCACGGACTATTCCCGCGTCTCCTGCGGCAGCTCCTGAACTGCGTGTACAGTGGAATATCCTGACCTCCGGCCTCACCCTGCTGCGCGAACTGCGCGCCGACCGACGCTCATGGTATGCGGCGCTGGTCGCCGCATGGTTCTGGATCATGGGCGTGACCATGCTGTCGCTTCTGTCTCCCGTGACGCGCGATGTGCTGAAGCTGACACCGACATGGAATGCGGTCTTTCTCGCGCTCTTTGCTGTCGGGATCGCCACGGGTTCCGCTCTTGCGGCCTTCCTGTGCGGTGGTCGCGCCATCCTGCTGCCGGTTTCATTCGGCGCCTCTCTCTCAGGACTGGCGATGGTCGCTCTGGGATTTTTCCTGCTACACCCAGAAAGTCTTCCGTTTGTTATCGTGCCTGTCTGTTTCTTTGTGGCTGCTTTAGGAGGAGGGTTGATCGCCGTACCAACCCAGGCCGCCATCCAGACATGGGCCAATCCCCAGCACCGCGCCCGTGTGGTGGCGGGCATGAACATGCTGGCCGCTATCGGCATGACGATCGCCAGCCTGCTGCTGTCCTTTACCCAGCGTATTGATGGTGAATCCGCCGCGCACGGCAGCGAAATCATGCCGTTCTTCGTGATCGGTGTGATCACATTGCTGCTGGTGCCTGTTTTCGCCCGGACCCTGACACGGAATCAGGTGGGCGAGCTGCTCTGGTGTCTCTTTCGCGTCGCTTATCGGGTGGAAGTGCAAGGAGAGGAACATTACCCCCTCTCCGGTGAGAAGGCCGTGATTACGCCTAACCATGTCAGTTGGCTCGATGCGGCGCTGATCGTCGCTATTGCGCCGTGCAAGCCAACCTTTGCCATCGACCTGAACATTTCCAGACTGTGGTGGGTCAGGACGCTCCTGCGCTTCGTGCCAACGGTTGCCGTTGAAAGTGGAAATCCTTTTGGAATCCGCACTATGGCGCAGGTCGTGGAAGATGGCGCTGCACTGGTCATCTTTCCAGAGGGACGCATTACCGTCACCGGCTCGTTGATGGGTATTCAGAGCGGCGCTGCCTCGATCGCGGATCGCGCCGATGCTCCGGTTGTCGCCATGCGGATTCAGGGTGCCGAACGCTCCAGCTTCAGTCGCCTCACGCGTGCGCAGACTCCGAAAGCCCTGTTTCCCAAAATCCGCGTGACGCTTTTTCCTCCCCGTAAACTTGCTGTTGCAGATGATCTCTTTGGCCGGGCACGTCGTCATGCCCTGACCGCAAGCCTGCGCGATATGATGGAAGAGGCCGTTTATCTGACGACACCTTCTGACGGCACAATTCTGCAGGCGGCCGGTCGTGCGGCCCGGACGTATGGCATGAAGCGTGTTGCTATTGAAGACCCGATTTCAGGTGCGATGACGTGGAGAAAACTGCTTACAGCGTCGGAAGTTCTCGGTGAGGCGCTTTCCGGTCGGCTTGATCCCGCCCATCCGGTCGGGCTGCTGTTACCGACATCCAACGCGACGGCTGTCTGCCTGTTTGGCCTGTGGTCACGTGGTTTCACACCGGCCCTGCTGAATGCGACCGCTGGTGCGGCGGGTTTGCGAGCGGCCCTGCTGTCGGCGGGAATCACCACGATCGTCACCTCCCGTGCGTTCGTTGAAAAAGCCCGGCTTGGAGCCGTTCTTGAAGCACTCGACCCGATGCCTGACATCCTGTTTCTGGAAGACGTGCGGAAATCAATCGGGCTGGCGCAGAAACTGCGTGGCGCCTTACGGGCCAGATTTGCTCCCGCGAAGGCTCATGTCCGGCGTGAAGCGCATGATCCGGCCGTAGTTCTTTTTACCTCCGGTTCCTCGGGCACACCGAAAGGTGTCGTGCTGACCCATCGCAACATTCTCGCAAACATCGCGCAGGTGACAGGACGGATCGGTTTCAGTCCGGCGGATCGCGTGCTTTGCACACTGCCTCTCTTCCATGCGTTCGGGCTGACCGGAAGTTTCCTGCTGCCGCTTCTGTCAGGCATCCCGACCTTCCTCTATCCCTCGCCGCTGCATTACGCCGTTATTCCAAAGATCGCCTATTTCTGGAACGCCACTGTGCTTTTCGGCACGTCAACCTTTCTCAGGGGCTATGCGCGCAAGGCGGCTCCGACTGATTTCCGCTCTGTCCGACTGGTGGTCGCAGGAGCGGAA
This genomic window contains:
- the crcB gene encoding fluoride efflux transporter CrcB; translated protein: MPTTILPTILIALGGAAGTLLRYWVGLAMTRWSQSLPWGTILINVTGSFAIAFFAALTAGGGRLQVSDTARLVFMVGLCGGYTTFSSFSLQTLDLLRNGAPERALLNIGLSVALCMMSVSAGYFAAQALNAAHPPAG
- a CDS encoding MFS transporter; its protein translation is MTASLLTQRRFLPLFISLFASSLGDTLLRNALAALVLWTVSNGAPWIVAFAAAAFVLPAAFLSGLGGELADRMDKSRLIRILKLIEIPIAFLAAAGLMTENVPLVLGALAAFGVVASLFAPVKYGILPDHIEAERLPVANALVEGAVFAAILIGSVVGTVLTGKIGATEAGVCIVGLACLSWLSARTIPASPAAAPELRVQWNILTSGLTLLRELRADRRSWYAALVAAWFWIMGVTMLSLLSPVTRDVLKLTPTWNAVFLALFAVGIATGSALAAFLCGGRAILLPVSFGASLSGLAMVALGFFLLHPESLPFVIVPVCFFVAALGGGLIAVPTQAAIQTWANPQHRARVVAGMNMLAAIGMTIASLLLSFTQRIDGESAAHGSEIMPFFVIGVITLLLVPVFARTLTRNQVGELLWCLFRVAYRVEVQGEEHYPLSGEKAVITPNHVSWLDAALIVAIAPCKPTFAIDLNISRLWWVRTLLRFVPTVAVESGNPFGIRTMAQVVEDGAALVIFPEGRITVTGSLMGIQSGAASIADRADAPVVAMRIQGAERSSFSRLTRAQTPKALFPKIRVTLFPPRKLAVADDLFGRARRHALTASLRDMMEEAVYLTTPSDGTILQAAGRAARTYGMKRVAIEDPISGAMTWRKLLTASEVLGEALSGRLDPAHPVGLLLPTSNATAVCLFGLWSRGFTPALLNATAGAAGLRAALLSAGITTIVTSRAFVEKARLGAVLEALDPMPDILFLEDVRKSIGLAQKLRGALRARFAPAKAHVRREAHDPAVVLFTSGSSGTPKGVVLTHRNILANIAQVTGRIGFSPADRVLCTLPLFHAFGLTGSFLLPLLSGIPTFLYPSPLHYAVIPKIAYFWNATVLFGTSTFLRGYARKAAPTDFRSVRLVVAGAERVQQSVRELWMEQFGLRIFEGYGVTECSPVVALNTPDSSRSGTVGRLVPGMTAMLETVDGMPDAGRLILSGPNVMAGYLLTSQPGVLQPPANGEYDTGDIVSVGTDGHVTIVGRASRIAKPGGEMVSLAAVEDLAMRAWPEALSVAVSIPDPRKGERIILLTEQSDAGRSAFVNVARESGAADIMIPAEIRIVRKLPLLGSGKPDFVAAQALVTMPEAAILQ